In one window of Arachis ipaensis cultivar K30076 chromosome B06, Araip1.1, whole genome shotgun sequence DNA:
- the LOC107648786 gene encoding pyruvate kinase 1, cytosolic isoform X1 yields the protein MQSSHLLLEEPIRMVSILDPSKPSFFPAMTKIVGTLGPKSRSVDVISDCLKAGMSVARFDFSWGDPEYHQNTLENLKAAIKVTKKLCSVMLDTVGAELQVVNKSEKPISLEVDSQVVLTPHKGQEASSQILPINFDGLAKSVKKGDTIFVGQYLFTGSESTSVWLEVAEVKEQDVICTIKNSATLAGSLFTLHASQVHIDLPTLPEKDKEVIRTWGVKNKIDFLSLSYTRHAEDVRQAREFLSKLGDLSQTQIFAKIENAEGLTHFDEILQEADGIILSRGNLGIDLPPEKVFYFQKSALRKCNMAGKPAVLTRVVDSMTDNLRPTRAEATDVANAVLDGSDAILLGAETLRGLYPVETITTVGRICFEAEKVFNQDLYFKKIVRYVGEPMSHLESIASSAVRAAIKVKASVIICFTSSGRAARLIAKYRPTMPVLSVVIPQLKTDQLQWRFSGAFEDQLPTHLWESLFTASARQSLIVRGLFPMLADPRHPAESTSATNESILKLALDHGKASGIIKSHDRVVVCQKVGDASVVKIIELED from the exons ATGCAGTCGAGTCACCTACTTCTCGAAGAACCCATTCGGATGGTCTCCATCCTCGATCCATCCAAACCC AGCTTCTTCCCTGCAATGACGAAGATCGTCGGAACCTTGGGCCCTAAATCTCGCTCCGTCGACGTTATTTCTGACTGCCTCAAAGCCGGAATGTCCG TGGCTCGTTTCGATTTCTCATGGGGAGACCCTGAGTACCATCAAAACACACTCGAGAATCTAAAGGCTGCCATCAAGGTCACCAAGAAGCTCTGCTCT GTGATGCTGGACACAGTGGGGGCGGAGTTGCAGGTTGTTAACAAGAGTGAGAAGCCAATCTCCCTTGAGGTGGACAGTCAGGTAGTTCTAACTCCTCACAAGGGACAAGAGGCCTCTTCGCAGATACTTCCCATCAATTTTGACGGATTAGCCAAG TCAGTGAAGAAAGGAGACACCATTTTTGTTGGTCAATACTTGTTCACAGGAAGTGAATCGACTTCTGTATGGCTTGAG GTGGCTGAAGTCAAAGAGCAGGATGTCATTTGTACTATAAAGAATTCAGCAACATTGGCAGGTTCATTGTTCACTTTGCATGCTTCTCAAGTTCATATTGATTTGCCTACCCTCCCGGAGAAAGACAAGGAG GTTATAAGGACTTGGGGAGTCAAAAACAAGATTGATTTTCTTTCATTGTCATATACTAGGCATGCTGAAGATGTTCGCCAA GCTCGTGAATTCCTTTCCAAGTTAGGCGATCTCAGCCAAACTCAAATTTTTGCAAAGATTGAAAATGCTGAG GGGCTGACCCATTTTGATGAGATTCTACAAGAAGCGGATGGTATTATCCTTTCCCGTGGGAATTTGGGAATTGATCTTCCACCAGAGAAG GTATTTTACTTTCAAAAATCTGCTCTTCGTAAGTGCAATATGGCTGGGAAACCTGCTGTGCTTACTCGTGTTGTGGATAGCATGACTGACAACTTAAGACCAACTCGAGCAGAAGCTACTGATGTTGCCAATGCTGTTTTAGATG GAAGTGATGCAATACTTCTGGGTGCCGAGACTCTACGTGGGTTATACCCTGTTGAGACTATCACTACTGTAGGAAGAATCTGTTTTGAG GCTGAGAAAGTTTTTAATCAAGACCTTTATTTTAAGAAGATTGTAAGATATGTTGGAGAACCCATGAGCCACTTGGAATCTATTGCATCATCGGCG GTAAGAGCAGCTATTAAGGTGAAGGCTTCTGTTATAATTTGCTTCACTTCATCTGGAAGGGCTGCAAG ATTGATAGCAAAGTATAGGCCAACAATGCCTGTTCTCTCTGTTGTCATTCCCCAACTTAAGACAGATCAGCTACAATGGAGATTTAGCGGAGCTTTTGAG GACCAACTACCAACTCATTTGTGGGAAAGCTTATTTACGGCTAGT GCAAGGCAATCTCTTATTGTTAGAGGTCTCTTTCCCATGCTTGCAGATCCTCGGCACCCT GCAGAATCAACAAGCGCAACAAACGAATCGATTCTGAAGCTTGCCCTTGATCATGGGAAAGCCTCAGGAATTATAAAGTCACACGATCGAGTTGTTGTTTGCCAGAAAGTTGGTGATGCATCAGTGGTTAAGATTATTGAGCTTGAAGATTAA
- the LOC107648786 gene encoding pyruvate kinase 1, cytosolic isoform X2 — translation MQSSHLLLEEPIRMVSILDPSKPSFFPAMTKIVGTLGPKSRSVDVISDCLKAGMSVARFDFSWGDPEYHQNTLENLKAAIKVTKKLCSVMLDTVGAELQVVNKSEKPISLEVDSQVVLTPHKGQEASSQILPINFDGLAKSVKKGDTIFVGQYLFTGSESTSVWLEVAEVKEQDVICTIKNSATLAGSLFTLHASQVHIDLPTLPEKDKEVIRTWGVKNKIDFLSLSYTRHAEDVRQAREFLSKLGDLSQTQIFAKIENAEGLTHFDEILQEADGIILSRGNLGIDLPPEKVFYFQKSALRKCNMAGKPAVLTRVVDSMTDNLRPTRAEATDVANAVLDGSDAILLGAETLRGLYPVETITTVGRICFEAEKVFNQDLYFKKIVRYVGEPMSHLESIASSAVRAAIKVKASVIICFTSSGRAARLIAKYRPTMPVLSVVIPQLKTDQLQWRFSGAFEARQSLIVRGLFPMLADPRHPAESTSATNESILKLALDHGKASGIIKSHDRVVVCQKVGDASVVKIIELED, via the exons ATGCAGTCGAGTCACCTACTTCTCGAAGAACCCATTCGGATGGTCTCCATCCTCGATCCATCCAAACCC AGCTTCTTCCCTGCAATGACGAAGATCGTCGGAACCTTGGGCCCTAAATCTCGCTCCGTCGACGTTATTTCTGACTGCCTCAAAGCCGGAATGTCCG TGGCTCGTTTCGATTTCTCATGGGGAGACCCTGAGTACCATCAAAACACACTCGAGAATCTAAAGGCTGCCATCAAGGTCACCAAGAAGCTCTGCTCT GTGATGCTGGACACAGTGGGGGCGGAGTTGCAGGTTGTTAACAAGAGTGAGAAGCCAATCTCCCTTGAGGTGGACAGTCAGGTAGTTCTAACTCCTCACAAGGGACAAGAGGCCTCTTCGCAGATACTTCCCATCAATTTTGACGGATTAGCCAAG TCAGTGAAGAAAGGAGACACCATTTTTGTTGGTCAATACTTGTTCACAGGAAGTGAATCGACTTCTGTATGGCTTGAG GTGGCTGAAGTCAAAGAGCAGGATGTCATTTGTACTATAAAGAATTCAGCAACATTGGCAGGTTCATTGTTCACTTTGCATGCTTCTCAAGTTCATATTGATTTGCCTACCCTCCCGGAGAAAGACAAGGAG GTTATAAGGACTTGGGGAGTCAAAAACAAGATTGATTTTCTTTCATTGTCATATACTAGGCATGCTGAAGATGTTCGCCAA GCTCGTGAATTCCTTTCCAAGTTAGGCGATCTCAGCCAAACTCAAATTTTTGCAAAGATTGAAAATGCTGAG GGGCTGACCCATTTTGATGAGATTCTACAAGAAGCGGATGGTATTATCCTTTCCCGTGGGAATTTGGGAATTGATCTTCCACCAGAGAAG GTATTTTACTTTCAAAAATCTGCTCTTCGTAAGTGCAATATGGCTGGGAAACCTGCTGTGCTTACTCGTGTTGTGGATAGCATGACTGACAACTTAAGACCAACTCGAGCAGAAGCTACTGATGTTGCCAATGCTGTTTTAGATG GAAGTGATGCAATACTTCTGGGTGCCGAGACTCTACGTGGGTTATACCCTGTTGAGACTATCACTACTGTAGGAAGAATCTGTTTTGAG GCTGAGAAAGTTTTTAATCAAGACCTTTATTTTAAGAAGATTGTAAGATATGTTGGAGAACCCATGAGCCACTTGGAATCTATTGCATCATCGGCG GTAAGAGCAGCTATTAAGGTGAAGGCTTCTGTTATAATTTGCTTCACTTCATCTGGAAGGGCTGCAAG ATTGATAGCAAAGTATAGGCCAACAATGCCTGTTCTCTCTGTTGTCATTCCCCAACTTAAGACAGATCAGCTACAATGGAGATTTAGCGGAGCTTTTGAG GCAAGGCAATCTCTTATTGTTAGAGGTCTCTTTCCCATGCTTGCAGATCCTCGGCACCCT GCAGAATCAACAAGCGCAACAAACGAATCGATTCTGAAGCTTGCCCTTGATCATGGGAAAGCCTCAGGAATTATAAAGTCACACGATCGAGTTGTTGTTTGCCAGAAAGTTGGTGATGCATCAGTGGTTAAGATTATTGAGCTTGAAGATTAA